The Sulfitobacter sp. SK011 genome has a window encoding:
- a CDS encoding HD domain-containing protein, with the protein MDQVKFTQMKDGTQADYVFLTKHEVAYTKGTADRLLGALVDLDEGLSGYKVTRLGHSLQAATRAYRDGADIDWIVAALLHDIGDIYAPYNHDEYAAAILRPFVREQCAWCVQTHADFQMVYYGHHVGADPNKRDRHLGHAYFDDCVAFCEHWDQASFDPDYDTLPLDFFRDMVREVFARAPYDPDVIRPGIREPLQGTSHP; encoded by the coding sequence ATGGACCAGGTCAAATTCACCCAGATGAAAGACGGCACGCAAGCCGATTATGTGTTTCTGACCAAACACGAGGTCGCATACACCAAAGGCACCGCCGACCGCCTTTTGGGCGCTCTTGTCGACCTGGACGAAGGGCTGTCAGGGTACAAAGTCACACGGCTGGGCCATTCACTGCAAGCGGCAACCCGCGCCTACCGTGATGGGGCCGATATTGACTGGATCGTCGCCGCGCTGCTGCACGACATCGGCGACATCTATGCACCCTACAATCATGACGAATACGCCGCCGCGATCCTGCGGCCTTTTGTGCGCGAACAATGTGCGTGGTGCGTGCAAACCCATGCAGATTTTCAGATGGTCTATTACGGTCATCATGTGGGTGCCGACCCCAACAAACGGGACCGTCATCTGGGGCACGCCTATTTCGACGATTGCGTGGCGTTCTGCGAACACTGGGATCAGGCCAGCTTTGATCCTGACTATGACACCCTGCCGCTCGATTTTTTCCGCGATATGGTGCGCGAGGTTTTTGCGCGCGCACCTTATGATCCAGACGTGATCCGGCCCGGTATACGCGAACCGTTGCAAGGCACATCCCACCCTTGA
- a CDS encoding type III PLP-dependent enzyme — translation MQHSIPLPLNPAAFLAQHRPDAPIMFFAPAVLQDTARRFQADFDGLVTYAVKANDRPEILSNLVAAGISTFDVASPAEMRAVRAACPQAVLHYNNPIRSIAEVEAGIDVGVASWSVDDHAELAKLDAVPRTAEIAVRFALPVTGAAYDFGSKFGATPDQAADLLRRVVAMGFVPSLCFHPGTQCNDPQAWASYVTEAARIAALAGVRLARLNIGGGFAANRGFGAPDHRAIFTTINSAVKRSFAGAEPRVLCEPGRAMVADACVLATRVKGMRSGGEVVFLNDGIYGGLPDLRDMGLSGLVHVLGPAGPRSGAATPRIVFGPTCDSLDRLPDGLPLPADTAVGDYVMFGGMGAYSIAMSTGFNGYGVGQVEMVCALV, via the coding sequence ATGCAGCATTCCATCCCCCTGCCACTGAACCCCGCCGCCTTTTTGGCGCAGCATCGTCCTGATGCCCCGATCATGTTCTTTGCCCCCGCCGTCCTGCAAGACACGGCGCGGCGGTTTCAGGCGGATTTCGACGGGTTGGTGACCTATGCTGTGAAAGCCAATGACCGTCCGGAAATATTGAGCAATCTGGTGGCCGCCGGAATCTCGACATTTGATGTGGCCTCTCCCGCCGAGATGCGGGCGGTGCGTGCGGCCTGTCCGCAGGCTGTGTTGCATTATAACAACCCGATCCGGTCTATTGCCGAGGTTGAGGCGGGCATTGATGTCGGTGTGGCCAGTTGGTCCGTGGACGATCATGCGGAGTTGGCAAAGCTTGACGCCGTGCCACGCACCGCTGAAATCGCGGTACGGTTTGCTTTGCCCGTCACCGGGGCCGCCTATGATTTTGGGTCGAAATTTGGGGCAACACCAGATCAGGCGGCTGACCTTTTGCGCAGGGTTGTTGCAATGGGGTTCGTCCCATCATTGTGTTTTCATCCCGGCACGCAATGCAATGACCCTCAGGCATGGGCCAGCTATGTGACTGAGGCGGCGCGCATTGCGGCGTTGGCGGGTGTCAGATTGGCGCGGCTAAACATCGGCGGTGGATTTGCAGCGAACAGAGGGTTCGGGGCACCGGACCACCGGGCGATTTTCACAACCATCAACAGCGCTGTGAAGCGCTCTTTTGCCGGGGCTGAACCCAGAGTACTCTGTGAACCGGGCCGTGCGATGGTTGCGGATGCATGTGTTCTGGCCACGCGGGTCAAGGGGATGCGGTCAGGCGGCGAGGTGGTCTTTCTGAACGATGGTATTTATGGCGGTTTGCCGGATTTGCGCGATATGGGTCTGTCCGGCTTGGTTCATGTGCTTGGCCCAGCAGGGCCGCGATCGGGGGCGGCGACCCCTCGCATCGTCTTCGGTCCGACCTGTGATTCCCTTGATCGGCTGCCGGACGGCTTGCCATTGCCTGCCGATACGGCGGTGGGTGATTATGTGATGTTTGGTGGCATGGGTGCCTATTCAATTGCGATGAGCACGGGATTTAACGGCTACGGCGTCGGGCAGGTTGAAATGGTCTGCGCACTCGTCTGA
- a CDS encoding Lrp/AsnC family transcriptional regulator, giving the protein MQIDETDRALITCLQTNARQPVADLARTLGLARTTVQARLDRLERSGTIIGYTARLGAAVDAKLHATALVSIEPRSSPAVLARLRSLPGVRVVHTTSGRFDLLVQIAADTTEELDETLDKIGEARGVKSSESLIHLSTKLDRRG; this is encoded by the coding sequence ATGCAAATCGACGAAACTGACCGTGCCCTTATCACGTGTTTACAGACCAATGCGCGGCAACCCGTTGCTGATCTGGCCCGCACACTCGGGCTGGCCCGCACCACAGTGCAGGCGCGGCTCGACCGATTGGAACGCAGCGGCACAATCATCGGCTATACCGCCCGACTGGGCGCTGCCGTCGATGCCAAACTACATGCGACTGCGCTGGTCAGCATCGAACCGCGCAGCAGCCCCGCCGTTCTGGCCCGCTTGCGCAGCCTGCCCGGCGTGCGGGTGGTCCATACCACGTCTGGGCGGTTCGACCTGCTGGTTCAGATCGCAGCGGACACCACCGAAGAACTGGACGAAACACTGGACAAGATCGGCGAAGCGCGCGGGGTCAAAAGTTCGGAAAGCCTGATTCATCTGAGCACAAAACTGGACCGCCGTGGCTGA
- a CDS encoding xanthine dehydrogenase family protein molybdopterin-binding subunit, with product MDKFGKSQSVKRTEDVRFLTGEGRYVDDITPQGALHGYFFRSPVAHGVISELDVADAAEADGVHLVLTCADLEAAGIDIAIAGAVVKNRDGTRAADPLRPMLAKGKVRYVGEPVALIVAETYAQARDAAELVMFDADDLPAKMDLATGGEAVHDEAPDNRAFDWGMGDEAATEAAFAKAAKTVALEVGDNRIIVNSMEPRGCFAEWDGTRLHLANNAQGVWVHKDNLIKSFGLDPENVRVTNPDTGGSFGMKAMAYPEYFCVAAAARALGRPVRWMADRTEAMLSDNGGRDLTSLAEFAFDEHNKITAYRVRTKCNLGAYNSQFGQPIQTQLFSRVLMGVYDVQTTWLQVDGYYTNTVQVDAYRGAGRPEAIYVLERLMDRAARELGVDPWELRRINFIKPEQMPYRTTTNETYDVGDFDRLLTRMHKEADMAGFDARKAADAKRGLLRGVGLCYYIESILGDPAEGAKVVFEEDGSVSIYVGTQSNGQGHETVYAQFLSDQTGIPADQITVVQGDSDLIKEGGGTGGSRSVTTQNNATLATVAKMTEAFTAFLADEMGVPAGAISFDDEQFRAEGSNLTPTMLEVAEMAREKGRDDLLTHHARAKLDARSFPNGVHVTEVVIDPETGVVTTDRYIVVDDFGNLINPMLAEGQVHGGVAQGIGQAVQERVVYDEDGQLLTASFMDYALPRATDLPNITFMSEPVPSTANIMGMKGCGEAGTVGALAAIANAVQDALWDHGVRQADMPFTPHMVWELLNGAKIAAE from the coding sequence GTGGACAAATTTGGTAAAAGCCAGTCGGTTAAGCGGACGGAAGATGTGCGGTTTTTGACCGGCGAAGGACGCTATGTCGATGACATCACCCCGCAAGGTGCGCTGCATGGGTATTTCTTCCGCTCACCGGTGGCGCATGGGGTGATTTCTGAGCTTGATGTTGCAGATGCGGCCGAGGCTGACGGTGTTCATCTGGTGCTGACCTGCGCCGATCTTGAGGCCGCTGGAATTGATATTGCCATTGCCGGAGCGGTGGTCAAAAACCGCGACGGTACCAGAGCCGCCGATCCTCTGCGCCCGATGCTGGCAAAGGGCAAGGTGCGGTATGTCGGTGAACCTGTGGCGCTGATTGTGGCCGAAACCTATGCGCAGGCGCGTGATGCCGCGGAACTAGTCATGTTTGATGCCGATGATCTGCCCGCCAAGATGGATTTGGCCACAGGTGGCGAGGCGGTGCACGATGAGGCACCCGACAACCGTGCGTTTGACTGGGGCATGGGCGACGAGGCCGCAACCGAGGCAGCCTTTGCAAAGGCCGCGAAAACCGTGGCGCTTGAGGTTGGTGACAACCGCATCATCGTCAATTCTATGGAGCCGCGCGGCTGTTTTGCGGAATGGGACGGAACCCGCCTGCATCTGGCCAATAACGCCCAGGGCGTTTGGGTGCACAAAGACAATCTGATCAAATCGTTCGGGCTGGACCCCGAAAATGTCCGTGTGACCAACCCTGATACCGGGGGCAGTTTCGGGATGAAGGCGATGGCCTATCCTGAGTATTTCTGCGTGGCTGCCGCGGCGCGCGCATTGGGCCGGCCTGTACGCTGGATGGCGGACCGGACCGAGGCGATGTTGAGTGACAACGGTGGGCGCGATCTGACATCGCTCGCTGAATTTGCCTTTGATGAGCACAACAAGATCACCGCATACCGGGTGCGCACCAAATGCAATCTGGGGGCCTATAATTCGCAGTTTGGCCAGCCCATCCAGACACAGCTTTTCAGTCGCGTTTTGATGGGCGTTTATGACGTGCAAACCACGTGGCTGCAGGTTGACGGGTATTACACCAACACCGTTCAGGTCGATGCCTATCGCGGGGCCGGCAGACCGGAGGCGATTTATGTGTTGGAGCGGTTGATGGATCGGGCCGCGCGGGAATTGGGTGTGGACCCCTGGGAGTTGCGGCGGATCAATTTTATCAAGCCAGAACAGATGCCCTACCGGACAACGACAAATGAAACCTATGACGTGGGCGATTTCGACCGGCTTTTGACCCGGATGCACAAAGAGGCCGATATGGCCGGGTTTGACGCGCGCAAGGCAGCCGATGCCAAACGCGGTCTGCTGCGGGGCGTTGGACTTTGTTACTATATCGAAAGTATTTTGGGCGATCCTGCGGAAGGGGCCAAGGTGGTCTTTGAAGAGGATGGCAGCGTGTCGATCTATGTAGGAACGCAAAGCAACGGTCAGGGGCACGAGACGGTCTATGCCCAGTTTCTCAGCGATCAGACGGGTATTCCGGCAGATCAGATCACTGTGGTGCAGGGCGACAGCGACCTGATCAAAGAGGGCGGCGGCACTGGTGGATCCCGGTCTGTCACCACACAGAACAACGCGACACTGGCCACTGTGGCCAAGATGACAGAGGCATTTACCGCATTTCTTGCCGATGAAATGGGCGTGCCTGCGGGTGCCATATCCTTTGATGATGAACAGTTCCGGGCAGAGGGGTCAAACCTGACACCGACCATGCTTGAGGTCGCTGAAATGGCGCGCGAAAAGGGCCGCGATGACCTGTTGACCCATCACGCGCGCGCAAAACTGGACGCGCGCAGTTTTCCCAACGGGGTGCATGTTACAGAGGTTGTGATCGATCCTGAAACGGGTGTCGTGACCACTGATCGTTACATCGTTGTCGATGATTTTGGCAATCTTATCAATCCGATGCTGGCCGAAGGTCAAGTGCATGGTGGTGTCGCGCAGGGGATCGGACAGGCGGTGCAGGAGCGGGTTGTCTATGATGAGGATGGCCAGCTGCTCACGGCATCGTTCATGGACTATGCCTTGCCGCGGGCCACAGATTTGCCAAATATTACTTTTATGTCTGAACCCGTCCCATCCACGGCCAACATCATGGGTATGAAGGGCTGCGGCGAGGCGGGCACAGTGGGCGCGTTGGCGGCCATCGCAAATGCAGTGCAAGATGCATTGTGGGATCATGGGGTACGGCAGGCCGATATGCCGTTCACACCCCATATGGTTTGGGAGCTTTTGAACGGTGCTAAG